The following coding sequences lie in one Changpingibacter yushuensis genomic window:
- a CDS encoding VCBS repeat-containing protein codes for MHTGQHKGFVGLTLAALLAVSQLLPAGAALAVSESPAATGVVVVPKNPDDPAAGIYVNDAWTATANNAYSFGKSTDAFVVGDWNGNGSDTLGIRRSSTFYLRDQNSDGAATYSFVFGRSTDSIFIGDWDGDGKDTLAVRRGNRFYIQNTLTGGEASTSFVYGQAGDEILVGDWDGDGKDTFAVRRGNAYHIRNTLTSGVAQSVIVYGKTTDTVLAGDWDGNGADSFAVRRGNIYHIRNSVTSGVADLKLAYGRSTDDVIVGDWNSDGSDTLGVIRRDGIVPTLVAAHDPQGRIDSVAPAASAVTVSGWTYDPDTSKSLTIQIFVDNSSTLVKASLQRADVKTAYGLAQDTVGFSKTVSATAGNHRVCVVAINEGSGTSKKLGCSTVTVSASPSPTPSPSPSATTSTPTTAPPTATPTASPTSSVDPNTTFVAGNIISDAKMFDSGTMSVAEIQAFLQAQNPSCEAGQEKCLKDYTKTTLTMTSNYCSAFQGANNESAASMIAKAAQACGVNPQVLLVTLQKEQGLISATGSALTSVKYDQALGFGCATTGTCGPQYAGFANQLYSAASRYVEYGVRASAFTYRSGGTYSIPYNPVASCGSAPVTIANKATAALYNYTPYQPNAAALANMYGTGDECSTYGNRNFWRIFTHWFGATH; via the coding sequence GTGCACACTGGGCAACATAAGGGCTTTGTTGGTTTGACACTCGCAGCACTACTGGCTGTGAGCCAGCTGCTGCCTGCCGGCGCCGCACTGGCGGTTAGCGAGAGCCCGGCGGCCACTGGGGTCGTCGTCGTCCCCAAGAATCCAGACGATCCTGCTGCTGGGATCTACGTTAACGATGCGTGGACGGCCACGGCCAACAACGCATACTCGTTCGGGAAGTCCACAGATGCGTTTGTGGTGGGTGACTGGAATGGCAATGGCTCCGATACTTTGGGAATCAGGCGTTCGAGCACTTTCTACCTGCGCGATCAGAACAGCGACGGCGCAGCTACGTATTCGTTTGTCTTTGGCCGTTCCACCGATTCGATCTTTATCGGAGACTGGGACGGAGACGGCAAAGACACACTTGCCGTGCGCCGCGGCAACCGGTTCTACATTCAGAACACGCTGACCGGGGGTGAGGCGTCTACGTCGTTCGTCTATGGGCAAGCGGGGGATGAGATCCTAGTGGGTGACTGGGATGGCGACGGAAAGGATACATTCGCCGTTCGGCGCGGCAACGCCTACCACATCCGGAATACGCTCACCTCGGGAGTTGCGCAATCCGTCATCGTCTATGGCAAAACGACCGACACGGTTTTGGCTGGCGATTGGGACGGCAATGGCGCCGATAGCTTCGCCGTTCGGCGCGGCAACATCTACCACATCCGCAACTCGGTTACCTCGGGAGTCGCGGATCTCAAGCTGGCGTATGGACGGTCCACAGACGACGTTATCGTGGGCGACTGGAACTCGGACGGATCAGATACCTTAGGGGTGATCCGCCGCGATGGAATCGTTCCAACACTTGTGGCCGCGCACGATCCCCAGGGCCGGATCGATAGCGTAGCACCGGCCGCCTCCGCAGTCACCGTTTCCGGCTGGACTTACGATCCGGATACATCGAAATCGTTGACAATCCAGATCTTCGTGGACAACAGCTCCACTCTTGTGAAGGCATCCCTGCAACGTGCCGATGTCAAGACAGCCTACGGGCTTGCGCAGGATACGGTGGGCTTCTCCAAGACGGTCTCGGCAACGGCTGGGAACCATCGCGTGTGCGTGGTGGCAATCAATGAAGGTAGCGGTACAAGCAAGAAGCTCGGCTGTTCCACCGTCACAGTGTCAGCCTCACCATCCCCCACTCCGTCCCCGAGCCCGAGCGCTACCACGTCAACGCCAACGACGGCTCCGCCCACCGCCACACCAACGGCTTCCCCAACTTCCAGCGTGGACCCCAACACCACCTTTGTTGCGGGCAACATCATTTCTGATGCGAAGATGTTCGATTCGGGAACGATGAGCGTGGCCGAGATTCAAGCATTCCTTCAGGCGCAGAATCCCTCCTGTGAAGCAGGTCAGGAAAAGTGCCTGAAGGACTACACCAAGACCACCCTCACAATGACGTCGAATTACTGTTCGGCATTCCAGGGAGCCAATAACGAAAGCGCGGCTTCCATGATCGCGAAGGCGGCACAAGCCTGTGGTGTGAATCCTCAGGTTCTGCTGGTCACTCTTCAAAAGGAACAGGGGCTCATTTCGGCAACTGGTTCTGCGTTGACCAGTGTGAAGTATGATCAGGCACTCGGTTTCGGTTGTGCCACAACTGGTACATGTGGGCCGCAATATGCAGGTTTCGCCAACCAACTCTATTCGGCCGCCTCACGATACGTGGAGTATGGAGTGCGGGCGAGCGCCTTCACCTACCGTTCGGGAGGGACGTACTCCATCCCCTACAACCCAGTAGCATCCTGCGGATCTGCGCCCGTCACGATCGCGAATAAGGCCACCGCCGCTCTGTACAACTACACGCCATACCAGCCCAACGCCGCTGCTTTGGCAAACATGTACGGCACTGGCGATGAATGCTCCACATATGGCAATCGCAACTTCTGGCGGATATTCACCCACTGGTTTGGGGCAACGCACTGA